One window of the Yamadazyma tenuis chromosome 6, complete sequence genome contains the following:
- the DED81 gene encoding asparagine--tRNA ligase (BUSCO:EOG09261CQG; COG:J; EggNog:ENOG503NVRS), with amino-acid sequence MSVYVNEKTGKDAVEITGSEDQPFQTPAFALFVKPEAKVFVHKQVEESDEFAYSEISASALKKAKKGAEGLKKKQEKQLKAQEEQKAKTDEQAKKLAEVELITIEEDESLPTAKKIKLRHIQENINARVSIQGWVHRLRLQKGFAFVTLRDGTGFIQCVLTGDLAKAKVTKELTLESTLTIKGVVKKLPEGKSAPGGVELQTDYYEVIGLAPAGDDAFLNKVQENADPSLLLDQRHLTLRGETLSAVMKVRAVLLTAFRRFFAEEGLTEVTPPCMVQNQVEGGSTLFKMGYYGEEAYLTQSSQLYLETCLAALGDVYCVQESFRAEKSHTRRHLSEYTHVESELAFIDFDDLLSHLERLLTKSVQYVLEDPVAGPLIKQLNPNFVPPTMPFKRMEYIHALDWLNEHNIPNEEGEPFKFGDDIAEAAERKMTDTLGVPILLTRFPAEIKSFYMQRCKDDPRVTESVDVLMPNVGEITGGSMRIYDYDELMAALERENLDKDSYYWFTDQRKYGTCPHGGYGLGTERILAWLCDRFTVRDCSLYPRFTGRCKP; translated from the coding sequence ATGTCTGTTTACGTTAACGAAAAAACAGGAAAAGACGCCGTTGAAATAACAGGCTCGGAAGATCAGccttttcaaactccaGCATTTGCCCTCTTTGTGAAGCCAGAAGCAAAGGTGTTTGTGCACAAACAGGTTGAAGAGTCAGACGAGTTCGCGTACTCAGAGATATCTGCTTCTGCTTTAAAGAAGGCTAAAAAAGGAGCCGAaggtttgaagaagaaacaagaaaagcagttgaaggcacaagaagaacagaAGGCTAAAACTGATGAACAAGCCAAGAAATTGGCTGAAGTGGAGTTGAttaccattgaagaagatgaatCCTTACCTACTgccaaaaagatcaaacTTAGACACATACAAGAAAACATCAACGCTAGAGTTTCTATTCAAGGTTGGGTACACCGTTTGAGACTTCAAAAGGGCTTTGCTTTTGTCACCTTGAGAGATGGTACTGGATTCATTCAATGTGTTTTAACCGGTGATTTAGCCAAAGCCAAGGTGACAAAGGAATTAACCTTGGAATCCACCCTCACCATCAAGGGTGTGGTCAAGAAGTTACCAGAAGGTAAGTCTGCTCCTGGAGGTGTTGAATTGCAAACCGATTACTACGAAGTGATTGGTTTAGCACCAGCTGGAGACGATGcgttcttgaacaaggttcaagaaaatgcCGACCCttccttgttgttggacCAACGTCATTTGACCTTGAGAGGTGAAACTCTTTCTGCCGTTATGAAGGTCAGGGCCGTGTTGTTGACTGCATTCAGAAGGTTCTTCGCTGAAGAAGGTTTGACTGAAGTCACTCCTCCATGTATGGTGCAAAACCAGGTTGAAGGAGGTTCTACTTTATTCAAAATGGGCTACTACGGCGAAGAAGCTTACTTGACCCAGTCATCTCAGTTGTACTTGGAGACTTGTTTGGCCGCTTTAGGAGACGTTTATTGTGTTCAAGAATCGTTCAGAGCTGAAAAGTCTCACACCAGGAGACATTTGAGTGAATATACCCATGTCGAATCCGAATTGGCATTCATAGACTTCGACGACTTATTATCACACTTGGAGCGTCTTTTGACCAAGTCGGTACAATATGTGCTTGAAGATCCAGTTGCAGGTCCCTTGATCAAGCAATTGAACCCTAACTTTGTTCCTCCAACAATGCCATTCAAGAGAATGGAATACATTCACGCTTTGGACTGGTTGAACGAGCACAACATTCCTAACGAAGAAGGCGAACCGTTCAAGTTCGGGGATGACATTGCTGAGGCCGCAGAACGTAAGATGACTGACACCCTTGGTGTCCCAATCTTGTTGACCCGTTTCCCAGCTGAAATTAAATCCTTCTACATGCAAAGATGTAAAGACGACCCCAGAGTCACCGAGTCGGTCGATGTGTTGATGCCAAACGTCGGTGAAATCACCGGGGGTTCCATGAGAATCTATGACTACGATGAGTTGATGGCTGCGTtggaaagagaaaatcTCGATAAAGATTCCTACTACTGGTTCACTGATCAAAGAAAGTATGGTACTTGCCCTCACGGTGGATACGGGTTGGGAACCGAAAGAATCTTAGCATGGTTGTGTGACAGATTCACAGTCAGAGATTGTTCCTTATACCCAAGATTCACAGGAAGATGTAAGCCATAA